In uncultured Draconibacterium sp., one genomic interval encodes:
- a CDS encoding heparinase II/III family protein gives MKKLFILFLFSSLAMSSFSKEKRDILQKEARVVEIEKVLIKDFSDLGFPTYKSRNFWNNLPEEIRTAYIEEGEEYLDYDWPVVKATDYLEIIRSGDRRQEAYSAPRAALMASVMAELTEGKGRFIDQIINGVWYYSEQTWWGWSAHLTSQKAPHGLPDADEPVIDLGVGEISNILSWTWFLFKDEFDKVHPLIAKRLKDEIMKKAVIPYYERNDFWWQGLDGSRDVNNWNPWTNHNILTSILILEDDQEKKIAGVDKVVRSLDQFINVYPNDGGCDEGPSYWGRAGASLYQNLDLLKRATNGKFDVFDDQLIRNMGNYIYKAYVNYPYFVNFADADATTGSRPQIIYSYGKDIGDPVMQKFGAFLAEKQDWGVKPPGGKVDEQIMELMYLKEIADVEAENALISDFWLPETQVAGARDMAGSTDGFYFAAKGGHNAESHNHNDLGSFVLYFDGKPCLVDIGRETYTAKTFSSRRYEIWTMQSGYHQLPKINGVDQKEGRKYKAMNSTFSADSKKAIFSTDIAGAYPEEAKVKKWVRTYRLDRGKKFTVSNDYELEELTDKPTSLNFITSGKVSDNGDGTINLAGDDFTVQMKYDTKLFTPKVEVIPVTDKGLNRYWDVITRIILEYKNPKIKGKDQVVITKI, from the coding sequence ATGAAAAAACTGTTTATTCTTTTTCTTTTCAGCAGCTTAGCCATGAGCAGTTTTTCGAAAGAAAAAAGAGACATCCTTCAAAAAGAAGCAAGGGTAGTTGAAATAGAAAAAGTACTTATTAAGGATTTTTCAGACCTTGGATTTCCGACCTACAAAAGCCGGAATTTTTGGAATAATTTACCAGAGGAAATCAGGACTGCCTATATTGAGGAAGGAGAAGAATATCTTGATTATGATTGGCCGGTGGTTAAAGCAACCGATTATCTCGAGATAATTCGTTCAGGCGACCGTCGGCAAGAAGCCTATTCTGCACCACGCGCTGCATTAATGGCTTCGGTAATGGCGGAGCTTACAGAAGGAAAAGGACGTTTTATTGACCAGATAATTAACGGCGTTTGGTATTACAGCGAGCAAACCTGGTGGGGATGGTCGGCGCATTTAACGTCGCAAAAAGCGCCACATGGTTTGCCCGATGCCGATGAACCGGTTATTGATTTAGGCGTTGGCGAAATTTCAAATATCCTTTCGTGGACATGGTTTTTGTTTAAAGATGAGTTTGATAAGGTGCATCCGCTTATCGCGAAACGCCTGAAAGATGAGATCATGAAGAAGGCAGTGATTCCGTACTATGAACGCAATGATTTCTGGTGGCAGGGGCTTGATGGAAGTCGGGATGTAAACAACTGGAATCCATGGACCAACCATAATATCCTGACTTCCATTTTGATTCTGGAAGACGATCAGGAAAAGAAAATTGCAGGGGTGGATAAAGTGGTACGATCGCTCGATCAGTTTATCAATGTTTACCCGAATGATGGTGGTTGCGACGAGGGCCCGTCGTACTGGGGCAGGGCAGGAGCTTCTCTTTATCAGAACCTCGATCTTTTAAAACGTGCTACTAATGGCAAATTCGATGTTTTCGATGATCAGCTGATCAGGAACATGGGGAATTATATTTACAAAGCCTACGTAAATTATCCGTATTTCGTAAATTTTGCCGACGCTGATGCCACAACCGGAAGCCGACCTCAGATAATTTACAGTTATGGAAAAGATATTGGCGACCCTGTTATGCAGAAGTTTGGCGCATTTCTCGCTGAAAAACAAGACTGGGGAGTAAAACCTCCCGGAGGAAAAGTAGATGAGCAGATCATGGAACTAATGTATTTGAAAGAGATCGCGGATGTTGAAGCTGAGAATGCATTGATCAGCGATTTCTGGCTGCCTGAAACACAAGTGGCAGGTGCCCGCGATATGGCTGGCTCAACCGATGGATTCTACTTTGCAGCTAAAGGCGGACACAATGCTGAAAGCCACAATCACAACGATCTGGGTTCTTTTGTTTTGTATTTTGATGGCAAACCTTGTTTGGTAGACATTGGCCGCGAAACCTACACCGCAAAAACATTTAGCAGCAGAAGATATGAGATATGGACCATGCAGTCGGGTTATCATCAGTTGCCAAAAATAAATGGTGTTGACCAGAAAGAAGGCCGCAAGTATAAAGCGATGAATTCTACTTTTAGTGCCGATTCAAAAAAAGCAATTTTTTCTACCGATATCGCCGGCGCCTATCCCGAAGAAGCAAAAGTAAAAAAATGGGTGCGCACTTATCGTTTGGACAGGGGAAAGAAATTTACTGTTTCAAATGATTACGAGCTGGAAGAACTAACAGATAAGCCTACCAGTTTGAATTTTATAACTTCAGGGAAAGTAAGCGATAACGGTGATGGAACCATCAATCTGGCTGGAGACGACTTTACGGTTCAAATGAAATATGATACAAAACTTTTTACTCCTAAAGTTGAAGTGATTCCGGTAACCGATAAAGGATTAAATAGGTATTGGGATGTGATTACCCGGATCATTCTGGAGTACAAGAATCCGAAAATAAAAGGTAAAGACCAGGTCGTAATTACAAAGATATAG
- a CDS encoding alginate lyase family protein: MRKQTNYYKPNTGILLLFVCMFGLSCSQKQQVPYIAEAEQEYIIKTATEYLDSLPLTVTATVCERSAGGAHDFYSEGDYWWPDPKNPDGPYIRRDGQTNPDNFVAHRLAMIRFSQIVGRETSAYLLTGDKTFAEASLKHLEAWFINPETRMNPGLLYVQAIKGRVTGRGIGIIDAIHLIEVARSVEILEQNSAVDQEKINQIKAWFEEFVHWLTTHPYGLDEMNTKNNHATCWVMQVAAFARLTGNEEILEMCRNRFKNILLPNQMGENGSFPLELERTKPYGYSLFNLDAFFTTAEILSDENNNLYEFSTPDGKNLELGAEYLFPFILDKSSWPLEPDVMYWDEWPVRHPFLLFAGKAYEKKEYIKLWKTLEAYPKTQEVIRNLPIRNPLLWLLSEPLQ; the protein is encoded by the coding sequence ATGCGGAAACAAACCAATTATTATAAACCAAATACAGGGATTTTGCTTCTCTTCGTCTGTATGTTCGGGTTATCCTGCTCACAGAAACAGCAGGTACCATATATTGCAGAAGCAGAGCAAGAGTACATCATTAAAACGGCTACGGAATATTTGGACAGTTTGCCGCTTACTGTAACCGCTACTGTTTGTGAACGCAGCGCCGGCGGAGCACACGATTTTTACTCCGAAGGCGACTACTGGTGGCCTGATCCTAAAAATCCGGATGGGCCGTATATTCGCCGCGATGGTCAAACTAATCCTGACAATTTTGTTGCGCACCGGCTGGCGATGATCCGTTTTAGCCAGATTGTAGGACGTGAAACATCGGCTTATCTGCTTACCGGCGACAAGACATTTGCAGAAGCTTCTCTCAAACATTTGGAAGCCTGGTTTATAAATCCTGAAACCAGAATGAATCCAGGTTTACTTTATGTACAAGCCATAAAAGGACGGGTTACCGGACGAGGTATCGGAATCATCGATGCCATTCATTTGATTGAAGTAGCTCGGTCGGTTGAGATTCTGGAGCAAAACAGTGCTGTTGACCAGGAGAAAATTAATCAGATAAAGGCGTGGTTTGAGGAGTTTGTTCACTGGCTGACCACTCACCCGTATGGTTTGGACGAAATGAATACCAAAAATAACCATGCCACTTGCTGGGTGATGCAGGTTGCTGCTTTTGCGCGACTGACAGGTAACGAGGAGATTTTAGAGATGTGCAGAAATCGTTTCAAGAATATTTTGCTTCCGAATCAAATGGGAGAGAACGGATCATTTCCATTGGAACTGGAACGTACCAAGCCCTATGGATATTCATTGTTTAACCTCGACGCGTTTTTTACCACCGCTGAGATTCTAAGTGATGAAAACAACAATCTTTATGAATTTAGTACGCCAGACGGTAAAAACCTGGAGTTGGGAGCTGAATATTTGTTTCCCTTTATATTGGATAAGTCTTCCTGGCCTCTAGAACCGGATGTAATGTACTGGGACGAATGGCCGGTTCGGCATCCGTTTTTGCTGTTTGCCGGCAAAGCCTATGAGAAAAAGGAATATATTAAACTGTGGAAAACATTGGAAGCTTATCCTAAAACGCAGGAAGTGATCCGGAATTTACCCATTAGGAATCCGTTATTATGGTTGCTGAGTGAACCGCTTCAATAA
- a CDS encoding mannose-1-phosphate guanylyltransferase, protein MDKIYTLIMAGGSGTRFWPRSKTAKPKQYLNIFGEQSLLQDTIERFATFTKKENIYIVSSATQAKVLEEQTPMLPKENLIYEPVGRNTLPCIGLAAMYAEREDPEGVMVVSPSDHLITNIALFEDTVLAAAKIANDRDGIVTLGITPTYPATGYGYVQTAEDITGDEIIKQFKVERFVEKPDEATASDYLKQGGFYWNSGLFVFKVSVFLKAVEEFAPELYADLRKIQADLGNPSYPETLDSIYRAVESISVDYGIMEHAKNIYLVEGNFDWNDLGSWESVYQTDKKDENGNAGMGEAIFLDAKNSYVSTDDGLVAVVGLDDVIVVRDGNTTLVCKRDNAEDIKKIVEQLKANNKSKYL, encoded by the coding sequence ATGGATAAGATTTATACCCTGATCATGGCGGGTGGATCAGGAACACGATTCTGGCCACGCAGTAAAACGGCAAAACCAAAACAATACCTGAATATTTTTGGCGAACAATCGCTACTTCAGGACACCATTGAACGATTTGCAACTTTCACCAAAAAAGAAAATATCTACATTGTTTCAAGTGCAACACAGGCAAAAGTATTGGAGGAACAAACTCCGATGTTACCCAAAGAAAACCTGATTTACGAGCCGGTTGGCAGAAATACCTTACCATGTATTGGTTTGGCCGCAATGTATGCCGAGCGCGAAGACCCTGAAGGCGTAATGGTCGTTTCTCCTTCCGATCATTTAATTACAAATATTGCCTTGTTTGAAGATACTGTTTTGGCTGCTGCTAAAATTGCCAACGATCGCGATGGTATTGTTACGCTTGGAATAACGCCTACTTATCCGGCAACGGGTTATGGTTACGTACAAACTGCCGAAGATATTACCGGCGACGAAATAATAAAACAGTTTAAAGTGGAACGTTTTGTGGAAAAGCCGGATGAGGCTACTGCAAGCGATTACCTTAAACAAGGCGGATTTTACTGGAACAGCGGATTATTTGTTTTCAAAGTATCGGTTTTCCTGAAAGCGGTTGAAGAATTTGCCCCGGAGTTATATGCTGATTTACGCAAAATTCAGGCTGATTTAGGCAATCCTTCATATCCTGAAACGCTGGACTCCATTTACCGCGCTGTTGAGAGCATTTCGGTTGATTACGGGATTATGGAGCATGCCAAAAACATTTATCTGGTTGAAGGAAATTTCGATTGGAATGATCTGGGGAGCTGGGAGTCGGTTTATCAAACCGATAAAAAAGACGAAAATGGCAATGCCGGAATGGGAGAGGCAATATTTTTAGACGCTAAAAACTCGTATGTGTCTACCGACGATGGGCTTGTTGCCGTGGTTGGTCTCGACGATGTAATTGTTGTGCGCGACGGAAATACAACCCTGGTATGCAAACGCGATAATGCAGAGGATATTAAAAAAATTGTTGAACAGCTAAAAGCTAATAATAAATCAAAGTACCTATAG